A stretch of DNA from Phycisphaerales bacterium:
GGCATGACATGCATGGTCTGGTGTGGGGCCCCGATGGTCGCCTTTATTGGTCAATCGGTGATCGTGGATACAACGTGATTAGTAAAGAAGGGCGGCGGTTTGCTGACCCACGTGCAGGTGCTGTCTTTCGATGTGAACCAGATGGCTCTGAGTTAGAGGTCTTTTATTACGGACTACGTAACCCTCAAGAGTTGGCTTTTGATCGTTACGGCTATCTCTTCACAGGTGATAATAATTCAGACGCTGGTGACAAAGCGCGCATGACCTATATTGCTGAAGGGGGCCAGACTGGTTGGGAGATGAATTACCAATCAGTCGATGGGGAAAACGTTCGTGGGCCATGGGTTCAAGAGGGGCTATGGGAAACTGACCATCCAGAGCGACCTGCATGGTCACTTCCACCACTTAAGCATGTGAGCAGCGGACCATCTGGCCTGACTACGTATCCGGGGCAAGGTCTACCCGAGCGTTACAAAGACCATCTGTTTATGTGTGACTTTACTGGCAGTCCGACAAATAGCAGTGTGCTTGCGATGCAGATGGTTCCAGATGGGGCTGGATTTCGTGTTGAAGATGTGCATCCTTTTGTGTCAGGGATTCTCTGTACTGATGTTGACTTTAACTGGGATGGATCGATGGTCGTCTCAGATTGGGTTCAAGGTTGGGAGGGTTCGGAAACAGGTAGACTGATTGTCTTATCATCTGATGATCAAGCAGAAGCTCTGGAATTGCAGAAGACGGCTCAGTTAATTGCTCAAGGCATTAAGCACCGCGAGACCTCTGAACTGCTTTCTTTACTTAGTCACCCTGACATGCGCATCCGCCAGCGAGCTCAGTTTGTGCTGGCCGATCGAGGTGAAACCTCTATCCAGCCGCTGGCGGTGATTGCTCAGGATGCCAATGCAGAACAAATGGCGAGGATTCACAGTCTTTGGTGCCTTGGAATGATTGCCCGTTACGGCGATTACCAAGTTGGTGATGCATCCCATCCATTGGGCGCGGTCATGGAGGTCACTGAGGATCCAGATCCGGAAATTCGAAGTCAAGCAGCCCGAGTGTTGGGAGATGAAGCGTATCAGCCAGCCTATGAACAACTGATCAGTCTTATATTTGATGAGGAACCACGTGTGGTCTACCACGCGACAATGGGGCTTGGTCGGATCGGTGATCCACTTGCGGTTGATGCTATTTTGGAAATGCTTTGGGCCAATGACAATGAAGATCGCTGGTTGCGTCATGCAGGTGTCATGGCTCTCGTTCGTATAGACGATCGCGCCGGACTTGTTGAGCTACTCGGTGATCCCATGCCATCAGTTCGAATGGCCGCGCTTCTTGCCTTGCGGCGTCTGGAAGATCCCGCTGTCGCTCGACTGCTTCGAGATTCTGATCCGATGATTGCAGCCGAAGCTGCCAGGGCGATCAATGACAAACCCATTGCCAGTGCAGACATCGCCTTAGCAGATGTGCTTCCATCTTTGGTACGAACCTCGATAGATGCATCGCCGGTGTATGAACGCTCGTCGCAACAAGATCTATATACGGTTCAGCTTGAGCGTTTTGATAATGTGCCTTTTGCAACAAGTCATGAATTGGAAACACTTGTTGCCTTTGATCGTGAGCCTGATGAGATTCTGTCATTGCAGACATTTGTTGCACCTGACAATCAAAGTGATCAATTTGTCAGTCAGATGACCGGCCGATTCGTGGTTTCCGACGCGGGCGAGTACCGGTTTGCATTGTGTAGCGATGATAGCGCCGTATTGTCTATATGGCCTGAGGAACAACCGGATCAAAAGCAGTTCCTATCAAGGGTTGATGATTGGGTAGATAAAAACACGTGGGATCAACAACCCAATCAGATTTCTGAACCGATCGAATTGACCGAAGGCACCGCTTATATTCTTGAAGCTCGCCATTGTGATCGCAGCGGTAAGGATCATCTTGCCATTGCTTGGCAGAAACCAGACGGGCGTTGGCAGCGGCCTATCGGAAACAACATCAGCGACCCAACTGGGACTGCGACAAGAACGGAAATGGCGGTCACACGTCGAGCATTAGCAGCGACATTGCGAACAGGTGATGCCCATCGAATCAAAACGGTTGCGGCATTGGCGCTCGACCCTACCCAG
This window harbors:
- a CDS encoding HEAT repeat domain-containing protein, translating into MSKKMLVSVLLVALSNMYSLSAIGQEDQVVEPAIQTELPPEPLAGIEAVEGVSVRIWASTPMVMDPVSFCIDEKGRVLVAESFRQEHGVEDNRSQPYWLLDDLASQTVEDRLAKYHKWAHKRENGMNWYTEKEDRIRIVEDTNQDGFADKVTIFADRFDEPLSGTGAGLIARDGKIWYACIPHLWQLEDQDNDGIADQRTTVHSGFGVRDALRGHDMHGLVWGPDGRLYWSIGDRGYNVISKEGRRFADPRAGAVFRCEPDGSELEVFYYGLRNPQELAFDRYGYLFTGDNNSDAGDKARMTYIAEGGQTGWEMNYQSVDGENVRGPWVQEGLWETDHPERPAWSLPPLKHVSSGPSGLTTYPGQGLPERYKDHLFMCDFTGSPTNSSVLAMQMVPDGAGFRVEDVHPFVSGILCTDVDFNWDGSMVVSDWVQGWEGSETGRLIVLSSDDQAEALELQKTAQLIAQGIKHRETSELLSLLSHPDMRIRQRAQFVLADRGETSIQPLAVIAQDANAEQMARIHSLWCLGMIARYGDYQVGDASHPLGAVMEVTEDPDPEIRSQAARVLGDEAYQPAYEQLISLIFDEEPRVVYHATMGLGRIGDPLAVDAILEMLWANDNEDRWLRHAGVMALVRIDDRAGLVELLGDPMPSVRMAALLALRRLEDPAVARLLRDSDPMIAAEAARAINDKPIASADIALADVLPSLVRTSIDASPVYERSSQQDLYTVQLERFDNVPFATSHELETLVAFDREPDEILSLQTFVAPDNQSDQFVSQMTGRFVVSDAGEYRFALCSDDSAVLSIWPEEQPDQKQFLSRVDDWVDKNTWDQQPNQISEPIELTEGTAYILEARHCDRSGKDHLAIAWQKPDGRWQRPIGNNISDPTGTATRTEMAVTRRALAATLRTGDAHRIKTVAALALDPTQPAVIRREAIDVLAQWPKPRPRDLVQGRYRPVVTERNTEQWREAMTQIMPALTQSHPVVAVPAQQIAAAHNIALDTSVLQKALEDTQAPFDQRQTMLRLLCREAKTRQPAIDTALLSSDPNLKAEAIRLLAQYDQEAALPIVLEAINGSHLQQKRAAIEALGLIENIEAEQVLLELLQNIETKPSSLHLDILMASQQKGGAAIAPHLTHWQKVIPSGFAATYGLASEGGDPVRGRELVFYHAGASCLRCHLVEGVGGESGPSLDGVASRLTRDQLLSSLLMPQELIADGYGASSAMPAMHQYLSPIEMRDVMAYLMTLESNEN